The following proteins are encoded in a genomic region of Oncorhynchus keta strain PuntledgeMale-10-30-2019 chromosome 35, Oket_V2, whole genome shotgun sequence:
- the nit1 gene encoding deaminated glutathione amidase isoform X1, whose product MKNVVLACLVVVQFGAANTTCSLRRTRVKHLLDCHSSWGSSCIGVHQRMSSSSPHPVAAVCQVTATPDKEANFTACKRLVQASKEGGASMVFLPEGFDYIGSSREETLNLSERLTGDIISRYTLLAKKLSVWLSLGGFHERGHDWETDRRIYNSHIIINEKGDIVSVYRKSHLFDVELPGRGVSLKESAFTIPGSSLIPPVQTPIGKVGLGICYDLRFPELSLALLRQGAEILTYPSAFTVATGAAHWEVLLRARAIETQCFVLAAAQVGSHHEKRSSYGHALAVDPWGVVMGDCGGENTGMVLLEIDLEKLRDTQRNMPVQQHRRDTSFYYSLGGKD is encoded by the exons ATGAAGAATGTTGTACTAGCTTGTCTCGTAGTCGTGCAATTTGGCGCCGCAAACACAAC GTGCAGTTTGAGAAGAACTCGGGTGAAACATTTACTGGACTGTCATTCTTCTTGGGGCTCGAGCTGCATTGGGGTGCATCAAAG GATGTCATCATCATCGCCTCATCCAGTGGCAGCGGTGTGCCAGGTGACCGCAACCCCTGACAAGGAGGCCAACTTCACTGCCTGCAAGCGATTGGTGCAGGCGTCAAAAGAGGGTGGAGCCAGCATGGTTTTCCTACCTGAGGGGTTTGACTACATCGGCTCTAGTCGAGAGGAGACCCTGAATCTGTCTGAGAGGCTAACGGGAGACATTATCTCACGCTACACACTGCTCGCCAA GAAGCTGAGCGTGTGGCTCTCTCTTGGAGGGTTTCATGAGAGAGGGCATGACTGGGAGACGGACAGGCGAATCTACAACAGTCACATCATCATAAATGAAAAgg GTGATATAGTGTCCGTATACAGGAAGTCCCACTTGTTTGATGTGGAGCTGCCAGGAAGAGGTGTGTCCTTAAAAGAGAGTGCCTTCACCATACCTGGATCCAGCCTCATTCCTCCAGTTCAAACTCCCATTGGCAAG GTGGGACTGGGTATCTGTTATGACCTGAGGTTCCCTGAGCTGTCATTGGCCCTGCTGCGACAGGGGGCGGAGATTCTGACATACCCGTCAGCGTTCACTGTGGCCACAGGAGCTGCCCATTGGGAG GTGTTGCTTCGCGCCAGGGCCATTGAGACTCAGTGCTTTGTCCTTGCTGCAGCCCAAGTGGGCAGTCACCATGAGAAGCGTTCGTCGTACGGCCACGCCCTGGCTGTGGACCCCTGGGGGGTGGTGATGGGGGACTGTGGAGGAGAGAACACAGGCATGGTTCTGCTGGAGATTGACTTGGAGAAGCTCagggacacacagagaaacaTGCCTGTGCAGCAACATCGCAGAGACACTAGCTTCTACTACAGTTTGGGTGGAAAGGACTGA
- the pfdn2 gene encoding prefoldin subunit 2 isoform X2, protein MAANSSSTVSKPSNIIGGKQSGPSAEQVVAAFQRMRSEQRSMASKAAELEMEINEHSLVIETLKDVDPTRKCFRLVGGVLVERTVKEVLPALGSNKEQISKIVESLNIQMQTKGRELTEYREKYNIRLVGEGEEGQGKSAATSNGGGSKGGAGVLVS, encoded by the exons ATGGCAGCGAACAGTAGCAGCACGGTTAGCAAACCCAGCAACATTATCGGGGGGAAACAATCAGGGCCGTCGGCCGAGCAG GTTGTGGCTGCATTTCAGAGGATGCGCTCAGAACAGCGCAGCATGGCCTCAAAGGCTGCAGAGCTGGAGATGGAGATCAACGAGCACAG CCTAGTCATCGAGACCCTAAAAGACGtggatccaaccaggaagtgcttcCGACTGGTGGGCGGGGTGCTCGTGGAGAGGACGGTTAAGGAAGTCTTACCAGCTCTGGGAAGCAATAAAGAACAG ATATCAAAGATTGTAGAGTCCCTCAACATACAGATGCAGACAAAAGGCCGGGAGCTCACGGAGTATCGGGAAAAATACAATATCCGATtggtgggagaaggagaggaaggacagggCAAATCGGCAGCTACCTCCAATGGGGGTGGGTCTAAAGGCGGTGCCGGCGTTCTAGTTTCGTAG
- the nit1 gene encoding deaminated glutathione amidase isoform X2, with translation MSSSSPHPVAAVCQVTATPDKEANFTACKRLVQASKEGGASMVFLPEGFDYIGSSREETLNLSERLTGDIISRYTLLAKKLSVWLSLGGFHERGHDWETDRRIYNSHIIINEKGDIVSVYRKSHLFDVELPGRGVSLKESAFTIPGSSLIPPVQTPIGKVGLGICYDLRFPELSLALLRQGAEILTYPSAFTVATGAAHWEVLLRARAIETQCFVLAAAQVGSHHEKRSSYGHALAVDPWGVVMGDCGGENTGMVLLEIDLEKLRDTQRNMPVQQHRRDTSFYYSLGGKD, from the exons ATGTCATCATCATCGCCTCATCCAGTGGCAGCGGTGTGCCAGGTGACCGCAACCCCTGACAAGGAGGCCAACTTCACTGCCTGCAAGCGATTGGTGCAGGCGTCAAAAGAGGGTGGAGCCAGCATGGTTTTCCTACCTGAGGGGTTTGACTACATCGGCTCTAGTCGAGAGGAGACCCTGAATCTGTCTGAGAGGCTAACGGGAGACATTATCTCACGCTACACACTGCTCGCCAA GAAGCTGAGCGTGTGGCTCTCTCTTGGAGGGTTTCATGAGAGAGGGCATGACTGGGAGACGGACAGGCGAATCTACAACAGTCACATCATCATAAATGAAAAgg GTGATATAGTGTCCGTATACAGGAAGTCCCACTTGTTTGATGTGGAGCTGCCAGGAAGAGGTGTGTCCTTAAAAGAGAGTGCCTTCACCATACCTGGATCCAGCCTCATTCCTCCAGTTCAAACTCCCATTGGCAAG GTGGGACTGGGTATCTGTTATGACCTGAGGTTCCCTGAGCTGTCATTGGCCCTGCTGCGACAGGGGGCGGAGATTCTGACATACCCGTCAGCGTTCACTGTGGCCACAGGAGCTGCCCATTGGGAG GTGTTGCTTCGCGCCAGGGCCATTGAGACTCAGTGCTTTGTCCTTGCTGCAGCCCAAGTGGGCAGTCACCATGAGAAGCGTTCGTCGTACGGCCACGCCCTGGCTGTGGACCCCTGGGGGGTGGTGATGGGGGACTGTGGAGGAGAGAACACAGGCATGGTTCTGCTGGAGATTGACTTGGAGAAGCTCagggacacacagagaaacaTGCCTGTGCAGCAACATCGCAGAGACACTAGCTTCTACTACAGTTTGGGTGGAAAGGACTGA
- the pfdn2 gene encoding prefoldin subunit 2 isoform X1 — MAANSSSTVSKPSNIIGGKQSGPSAEQVGLYNEAFCNFVQSNVVAAFQRMRSEQRSMASKAAELEMEINEHSLVIETLKDVDPTRKCFRLVGGVLVERTVKEVLPALGSNKEQISKIVESLNIQMQTKGRELTEYREKYNIRLVGEGEEGQGKSAATSNGGGSKGGAGVLVS, encoded by the exons ATGGCAGCGAACAGTAGCAGCACGGTTAGCAAACCCAGCAACATTATCGGGGGGAAACAATCAGGGCCGTCGGCCGAGCAG GTAGGCCTATATAACGAGGCTTTTTGCAACTTTGTTCAATCTAAT GTTGTGGCTGCATTTCAGAGGATGCGCTCAGAACAGCGCAGCATGGCCTCAAAGGCTGCAGAGCTGGAGATGGAGATCAACGAGCACAG CCTAGTCATCGAGACCCTAAAAGACGtggatccaaccaggaagtgcttcCGACTGGTGGGCGGGGTGCTCGTGGAGAGGACGGTTAAGGAAGTCTTACCAGCTCTGGGAAGCAATAAAGAACAG ATATCAAAGATTGTAGAGTCCCTCAACATACAGATGCAGACAAAAGGCCGGGAGCTCACGGAGTATCGGGAAAAATACAATATCCGATtggtgggagaaggagaggaaggacagggCAAATCGGCAGCTACCTCCAATGGGGGTGGGTCTAAAGGCGGTGCCGGCGTTCTAGTTTCGTAG